A genome region from Glycine max cultivar Williams 82 chromosome 5, Glycine_max_v4.0, whole genome shotgun sequence includes the following:
- the ALMT9 gene encoding aluminum-activated malate transporter 9: MAKVVLSIISTQSAHTYSELLNRNNNILIFIQTVLLGKMGPKLAKTGSFRHGLAEKKEKLLSASAKSSSSYSEIGIDITTREEDEEQSWWNTFKRVAGKALEMGRSDPRKIIFSAKLGLALTILSLLIFLKEPFADLSSYCVWAILTVVVVFEFNIGATLSKGVNGGMGTMLAGGLAVGMAELSTLGGKWEELIIIMCTFIVGFCATYTKLYPTLKPYEYGFRMFLITYCFITVSGYQTGEFVDTAINRFVLIALGAAVSLGVNICIYPIWAGEDLHDLVTKNFMGVATSLEGVVNHYLHCVEYKKVPSKILTYQAADDPIYSGYRSAVESTSKEDSLMGFAVWEPPHGHYKMLKYPWKNYVKLSGALRHCAFMVMAMHGCILSEIQAPAEKRQVFRSELQRVGSEGAKVLRELGNKVKKMEKLGRGDLLYEVHEAAEELQQKIDKKSYLLVNSESWEIGNHSREESDPQQQGLFNMDEERKILEYKSLSEAVLDLRTVQVPNTWEGNVTLGNNPGVPATDASENMFRKKIYWPSHIYYNKSKSEAEEGQESKTYESASALSLTTFTSLLIEFVARLQNLVDSFEELSEVANFVDPLEQQAPVAIASHGFWTRLFNCCKFKD, from the exons ATGGCAAAAGTTGTTTTGTCTATAATATCTACTCAGTCAGCACATACCTACAGCGAACTCTTAAACAGAAATAATAACATCTTAATTTTCATTCAAACCGTTTTGTTAGGAAAAATGGGTCCGAAATTGGCGAAAACAGGGTCTTTCCGTCACGGTTTGgcggagaagaaggagaagcttcTCTCTGCGTCGGCGAAGAGTAGTAGTAGTTATTCTGAGATAGGTATTGACATAACCACGCGAGAGGAAGACGAAGAGCAATCGTGGTGGAACACGTTTAAGCGCGTGGCTGGGAAGGCATTGGAAATGGGTCGCTCTGATCCAAGGAAGATTATCTTCTCTGCAAAATTGGGTCTTGCTTTGACCATTCTCTCCCTTTTGATTTTCCTCAAAGAACCCTTCGCCGATTTGAGCAGCTACTGCGTCTGGGCCATTCTAACTGTTGTCGTAGTCTTTGAATTCAACATAG GGGCAACTCTGAGCAAAGGGGTAAACGGTGGAATGGGGACCATGTTGGCTGGAGGACTTGCTGTGGGCATGGCAGAGTTATCAACATTGGGTGGAAAATGGGAGGAACTTATAATCATTATGTGCACCTTCATTGTAGGATTTTGTGCCACCTATACAAAGCTATACCCTACTTTGAAGCCTTATGAGTACGGGTTCCGCATGTTCTTGATCACCTATTGTTTCATCACTGTATCCGGGTATCAAACAGGGGAATTTGTTGATACAGCTATAAATAGATTTGTTCTCATTGCACTTGGTGCTGCTGTATCTTTGGGAGTCAATATCTGCATATATCCAATCTGGGCTGGTGAGGATCTGCATGATCTTGtcacaaaaaatttcatgggTGTTGCAACATCTTTGGAAG GTGTTGTCAATCACTACCTTCATTGTGTTGAATATAAGAAGGTGCCATCTAAAATTCTTACTTACCAAGCTGCTGATGACCCAATTTACAGTGGCTACAGATCAGCTGTTGAATCTACAAGTAAAGAAGATTCATTG ATGGGATTTGCTGTCTGGGAACCACCACATGGTCATTACAAAATGCTTAAGTATCCATGGAAGAATTATGTGAAATTAAGTGGGGCTCTAAGGCACTGTGCGTTTATGGTCATGGCTATGCATGGGTGCATACTTTCTGAAATACAG GCCCCAGCTGAGAAGAGACAAGTTTTCCGCAGTGAGCTTCAGAGGGTAGGTTCTGAAGGAGCAAAAGTGTTGCGTGAACTTggaaacaaagttaaaaagaTGGAGAAACTAGGTCGTGGAGACTTGCTGTATGAAGTGCACGAGGCAGCAGAGGAATTGCAACAGAAGATCGATAAAAAATCTTACCTTCTTGTCAATTCAGAGAGCTGGGAAATTGGAAACCACTCAAGAGAAGAGAGTGATCCTCAACAACAAGGCCTCTTTAACATGgacgaagaaagaaaaattctcgaGTATAAGTCTCTCAGTGAAGCAGTACTTGATCTCAGAACAGTTCAAGTTCCAAATACTTGGGAAGGAAATGTAACTCTAGGCAATAACCCTGGTGTGCCTGCAACCGATGCCTCTGAAAACATGTTCAGGAAAAAGATATATTGGCCTTCTCatatttattacaataaatCGAAATCGGAGGCCGAAGAGGGACAAGAGTCAAAAACTTACGAAAGTGCTAGTGCACTATCTCTAACAACATTTACATCGCTTTTAATTGAGTTTGTAGCAAGGCTTCAAAACCTGGTGGATTCATTTGAGGAATTAAGTGAAGTAGCAAACTTTGTTGACCCCCTTGAGCAACAAGCACCAGTAGCAATAGCATCTCATGGGTTTTGGACCCGGTTGTTTAACTGCTGCAAATTTAAGGACTGA
- the LOC100813100 gene encoding uncharacterized protein LOC100813100 has protein sequence MDDSHNRKRLRHHSPKHPRLCSNSSDTHPLDSPQFQLSRVDPDLLNMLNDAENVTERDPTMQGLDSVIKSFEEEILSPLPNPNLASEAEVFNPNLGYLLEASDDELGLPPAVAPGEDATNPQTLDSGRVGSDGVDLTGFLGFEDDIVNCGGFGLTGYDDVEGDGGGYVTIDGLFDYAEPGADILWRSESLQAM, from the coding sequence ATGGACGACTCCCACAACAGGAAGCGACTTCGCCACCACTCCCCAAAGCACCCCCGACTTTGTTCTAACTCCTCCGACACTCACCCACTTGACTCGCCCCAGTTTCAACTCTCCCGCGTCGACCCGGACCTTCTCAACATGCTCAATGATGCCGAGAACGTCACGGAGCGTGACCCTACCATGCAGGGTCTTGACTCTGTTATTAAGAGTTTCGAGGAAGAAATACTTTCTCCGCTTCCGAACCCGAATCTAGCGTCCGAAGCAGAGGTGTTTAATCCGAACCTAGGGTACTTGTTGGAAGCATCCGACGACGAGCTAGGGTTGCCGCCGGCGGTAGCGCCCGGCGAGGATGCGACAAATCCCCAAACACTTGATTCGGGCCGGGTTGGATCTGACGGAGTGGATCTGACTGGGTTCCTAGGGTTTGAAGATGATATCGTGAACTGCGGAGGGTTTGGGTTAACTGGTTACGATGATGTGGAAGGTGACGGTGGTGGTTATGTGACGATTGATGGATTGTTTGACTATGCGGAACCCGGTGCCGATATTCTGTGGCGATCGGAGTCGTTGCAGGCGATGTAG